Within the Fischerella sp. PCC 9605 genome, the region TCCAAGTGGTGTTCTTAAACTTGTAGATGTAAGATATTTATAAGATACTAAATCCAATCCAAGCTCTGTAACAAATTTACTCACAAGCTTTTTTTCTTGATTGTGGTCTTCAACTTGGTAAGCATCGTAGATTTTGAATAACTTTTTGTCTTGTACAATGAGCAGTACATAACCTTGGGGCTTCAGGCTAGCAGCAAATATTTGCTTATAAATACTGTTTGCTTGAATTCTTTTTATCGGATCTGAAAAGAAACAGTGGGAAATTACGATAAAATCAAAAAACCCTTCCGGTATATTACTTGAATTATAATTCCAAGTAAATATGTCGTCAGTCACAAAACGAAAGAAAGCATTTACCAAACTTTTCTGAGATTCTATATATTTTCGCCAAAATTGTAAACCTCGAAACTGGAATGCAACTTGCTTTTCTAACGAATAGTTAAGATATATGCATTTGTGGAATACAGAAAAAGCCGCTTGTACTTTGTAAAAATAAAGCTAGACCATAAGCAACTGTTCCTGGTCCTGCTGCAATATCAAGGATGTTAATTTTAGTTGGTAGTAAGCCTGCTTCATAGATAATAAACCAAGCTAAATAAAGACAATATACATTTTCTAAAAAATACTTCATAAAGTAGACATGGGGCGTCAAACTAAAACGATAGTCTGGGTCTTGTCCATTCTTTAAATGATTAATATCTTCCAAAGCATCTTCTAACTTAACTATGAGCTGCTTCTCGGGTATCTTACTAAATTCTTCTTTGAGATATTCAACTAATTTTGCTTCAAAATCATCAAATATCTGTTGAACGATACCCGTGCATTGCAGTTTGTTTTCATCATGCTGTATTAAATTAAATTGTTTGTATACATATTTAATAAATTCTTGGTCTCTCTTTAATATAAGATTATTTTGCTGTTCATAAGCGATTTCGACATTTAAATTTTCTAGTCGCTGTAATGCTTCGTTGAGTTTCCCACTTAAATTATCTGCCTCTTTTTTATATTGTTGCGAATAACGTTCAACCTGAATTTTATCTCTAAATAGTCTTTCTAACCATGAAAATTTTGCCCCTGATTTTTGAATATCTTGCAAAATTTGCACAGCAAGTCGGGTATCTCCCTTGATAAGTGCTGACTTGAACTGCTGACTTCGCCACCAATTCAAAATAGGATTACTCATAACTAAATCCCTCTTTACCTTCCTTGATTTCTACACCTTCAAGTATAGAAATTAACTTTTTCTTAAATTTCATATAGTTTATGTTTTCATCATCGTACCACCAAGCGTATTTACGCTTAATTTCTTCAGCTTCTTGCCGAGTTGATGCTACAAGAGAACGATTATGACTAGGGTGAAAATCCTGAATTACAACTCGATCGGCAATCCTGAGCTTTTCAATAAAAATGACTTCTTCATCTGATAATGTAGGGAGTAGAGGCGTAATCGTAATAGAGATTTTGGGAATAAAACCTTTAAAAGGATCAATGCTTTGTTTAATTTTTTTAACCGCATTGATTCTGGCTTTAATACTCGGCGATTGCGGTTCAAAATCTCTTCTCACCGATTCACTACCAGTGGGAATGCTCATATTAATTCTTAACCGCTGAAACCTTTGTAAATAATCAATATCTCGGGTGATAATTGGGCTACGAGTTTGAATTACCAGCGTTGGAGTCGGAAAAAAATCAAGCATAATTCCCAACAACCTGCGAGTCAACTGATATTTAGACTCAATTGGTTGATAAGGATCAGTAACACTGCTCATGTAAATTTTAGGAGACTGTTTGGGATTTTTCTTGTACCAGCTTTCCAATTCTTTCTCTAAAATTTCTGCTGCATTTTCTTTGAAAATTACCCATTTGCCCCAGTCTTGACGCATTTTTGTATTAGGACTAAATGCTGCGGCATAGCAATAACTGCATCCGTATTGACAACCCCGATAAGGATTCAGAGTAAAATCATAAGCAGCGATGAAACCAGTTGCTTTTGTCAACAGAGCTTTTATATTTTGGTCATAAACATTGATATCTCCAAACTTTTCTCGAACTAATTTTGTAGGAGTATTTTCACAATATCCTTCATACTGTGGTTTCGCCATTTTAAAATGTGATAATTATCATCAACCATAAACTTATAAACTTGTAGAGTGCATTAACGCAGTGTAATTGACCCTGAGATAGCGATGTGTTACAGCAAGCTAACACTCCCTACTTTTTATAATTCCCATTTTTAAGTTTTAATTTTTTATTGGCTCTGCCAGGTGTACGCTGGTACGATAAACCATGTAAACAAAAGCACGCTCATCGCAAAAGCGCTGATACAATTCTTGCAAACTCGAAATCAGTTGTTCGTATGCTTCTCCTGCACGCGGGACGTAGGAAGCACTTGTTGCACGGCCGATAAGTCCAGTTAAGTCTAATTCGTGCCGATAAACAAACGTATACTCACGAACATTAACAAAATGCTTCGTCCCTAACAGTGGTTCCACCGTCTTCATCCGTGACTCTGCTGGGTGATGATTCGATGCTGCACGTACCAAGCGGTTATATTCCGCAGTTAAAGCATCTTCTTTGTCGCGGTTATTCCACACCACAGCTAACCGTCCCGATGGTTTAAGAATACGGCGAAACTCCGATAAAGTTGGCTCAGGGTTGAACCAGTGAAAGGCTTGAAAACAGGTTACTAAATCAACAGATGCGTCGCTTAGGTTAGTAACTTC harbors:
- a CDS encoding class I SAM-dependent methyltransferase → MTDDIFTWNYNSSNIPEGFFDFIVISHCFFSDPIKRIQANSIYKQIFAASLKPQGYVLLIVQDKKLFKIYDAYQVEDHNQEKKLVSKFVTELGLDLVSYKYLTSTSLRTPLGSAEFGKFALDKLPKQLHMRPMIKKYLAQKNQLHYTLDDYVILAKKAHI
- a CDS encoding SPL family radical SAM protein, which codes for MAKPQYEGYCENTPTKLVREKFGDINVYDQNIKALLTKATGFIAAYDFTLNPYRGCQYGCSYCYAAAFSPNTKMRQDWGKWVIFKENAAEILEKELESWYKKNPKQSPKIYMSSVTDPYQPIESKYQLTRRLLGIMLDFFPTPTLVIQTRSPIITRDIDYLQRFQRLRINMSIPTGSESVRRDFEPQSPSIKARINAVKKIKQSIDPFKGFIPKISITITPLLPTLSDEEVIFIEKLRIADRVVIQDFHPSHNRSLVASTRQEAEEIKRKYAWWYDDENINYMKFKKKLISILEGVEIKEGKEGFSYE
- a CDS encoding class I SAM-dependent methyltransferase, with amino-acid sequence MTTNPETPLHTLNPLTRFSDRVDDYVKYRPSYPAAAIDKILEGLAPPSQLVAADIGAGTGISSRLLAERGVSVIAIEPNTAMREAAEPHPLVEFRDGTAEVTNLSDASVDLVTCFQAFHWFNPEPTLSEFRRILKPSGRLAVVWNNRDKEDALTAEYNRLVRAASNHHPAESRMKTVEPLLGTKHFVNVREYTFVYRHELDLTGLIGRATSASYVPRAGEAYEQLISSLQELYQRFCDERAFVYMVYRTSVHLAEPIKN